A portion of the Candidatus Pristimantibacillus lignocellulolyticus genome contains these proteins:
- a CDS encoding ABC transporter permease subunit translates to MSQVTTKQQHATSLQQQPKRKPNIFMRFFKQWDIQLMVWPGILLIFTIAYIPMYGVLTSFMDYNIFTGGNIWANPWVGWKHFEMFFNSPEFYTVMRNTIVISLLKFFIGFPAPIILALMLNEIRHMMFKRVVQTITYLPHFLSWVIVAGLAGSLLSTDNGSINILLSSIGAINEPINFLSIPKYFWTILITTNVWKEIGFGSIVYLAAIAGVDQHMYEAADIDGASKFKQIYLITLPTIMPVVVIFMILSIGNLLSAGFEDILLLATNPVLRPISDVIDTYVYRVGLSNYRYSYATAVGLFKAVISVGLLTMANYIARRSGNSLW, encoded by the coding sequence ATGTCGCAGGTAACAACTAAGCAACAGCATGCAACGTCACTTCAACAACAACCAAAACGCAAACCAAATATATTCATGCGCTTTTTCAAGCAATGGGATATTCAACTAATGGTGTGGCCAGGAATTTTGTTGATTTTTACAATTGCATACATACCTATGTACGGAGTTTTAACTAGTTTTATGGATTATAACATCTTTACTGGTGGAAATATTTGGGCCAATCCCTGGGTAGGATGGAAGCATTTTGAGATGTTTTTCAATTCACCGGAGTTTTACACTGTGATGCGAAATACAATCGTAATTAGTCTTTTAAAATTTTTCATTGGCTTTCCGGCACCTATTATATTGGCGCTTATGCTCAATGAAATTCGCCATATGATGTTCAAAAGAGTGGTGCAGACCATTACGTATTTACCGCACTTTTTATCTTGGGTTATTGTAGCAGGTCTTGCAGGATCATTGCTCTCTACAGATAACGGTAGCATTAATATATTGTTAAGTTCGATAGGTGCAATTAATGAGCCGATTAACTTTCTTTCAATACCAAAGTACTTCTGGACGATACTAATAACTACGAACGTATGGAAGGAAATTGGTTTTGGTTCTATCGTATATTTGGCAGCAATTGCCGGTGTTGATCAGCATATGTACGAGGCAGCTGATATAGACGGAGCAAGTAAGTTCAAACAAATATATCTCATTACTTTACCTACAATTATGCCAGTCGTCGTCATCTTCATGATTCTTTCAATTGGAAATCTACTAAGTGCTGGCTTTGAGGATATTTTACTACTAGCAACCAATCCAGTGCTGAGACCAATATCTGATGTTATTGATACATACGTCTACCGAGTAGGATTGTCGAATTACCGCTACTCCTACGCAACAGCGGTTGGTTTGTTCAAAGCTGTCATAAGTGTTGGATTGTTAACGATGGCTAATTATATCGCCCGCAGATCAGGAAACAGCTTGTGGTAG
- a CDS encoding carbohydrate ABC transporter permease, with the protein MVRLGFSDKFMMISIYVFLTALSFSALYPFWNALVVSFNTGVDTSMGGVTFWPRAFTLENYEIVFNDSRLLNGFFISFSRTIVGTATSILMTAILAYGMTKKNLIGRNQYMVFFIITMYFSGGLIPTFLLMRSLGLMNSFWVFIIPGLISVWNMIIFRTFFKSLPNGLEESAQIDGCTNWGILFRIILPLSGPVIATLALFTAVNHWNDWFLPSIYITNEKLLPIQTMLRQILNANIVTDQVAQLDSASQARMEAMRTVTSKSLTMATMMVVTLPIIMVYPFVQKYFVKGVLVGSLKE; encoded by the coding sequence TTGGTGCGATTAGGCTTTAGTGACAAGTTTATGATGATTTCTATTTATGTATTTCTTACAGCATTATCTTTCAGCGCTCTTTATCCATTCTGGAACGCTTTGGTCGTTTCGTTCAATACGGGTGTTGATACTTCAATGGGTGGAGTTACTTTTTGGCCTAGAGCCTTTACACTTGAAAACTACGAGATTGTTTTTAATGACAGTAGACTTCTTAACGGGTTTTTCATCTCATTCTCTAGAACGATCGTAGGTACGGCTACATCGATACTTATGACTGCTATACTAGCTTACGGTATGACCAAGAAAAATCTGATAGGCCGTAATCAATACATGGTATTCTTTATTATTACAATGTATTTTAGTGGCGGACTGATCCCTACATTTCTATTAATGCGCTCCCTTGGTCTAATGAATAGCTTTTGGGTATTTATTATTCCAGGGCTAATCAGTGTATGGAATATGATTATATTCCGAACATTCTTTAAGAGTCTTCCGAATGGGCTAGAGGAATCTGCACAGATCGACGGATGCACGAACTGGGGAATATTATTCCGTATCATATTACCATTATCGGGGCCGGTTATTGCAACACTTGCTCTGTTCACAGCTGTGAATCATTGGAATGATTGGTTTTTACCGAGTATTTATATCACCAATGAAAAACTCTTACCGATTCAGACGATGCTGCGACAAATATTGAACGCTAACATCGTAACTGACCAGGTAGCACAGCTAGATTCAGCATCACAAGCACGTATGGAGGCGATGAGAACGGTCACTTCCAAATCGTTAACGATGGCGACGATGATGGTCGTCACGTTGCCTATCATTATGGTGTATCCATTTGTACAAAAGTATTTCGTGAAAGGCGTGCTAGTTGGCTCGCTAAAAGAGTAG
- a CDS encoding extracellular solute-binding protein, producing the protein MKKVRKPMLLMVLAIFALATVLAGCGNGSNSGNNEPKPTSTNNTQAANNTAEEPASDVWELGSEALEFSMYGHYDWYDVPAWDSTVAGRWIKENKLVNIIPVSAGGKAEAKLSTMIASNELPDVIWGERGVDVNRLYEAGQLVAFDDYLDKYPNLKKWMGPDLNLLRHPDGKIYQFPNWYTGQPSGTSGYVVNKKIYEELGSPKLETTDDLYSYLTAVKAKYGDAIIPFEPHRAEDMQGLGVLYTAFGENVSYSYLNQNIRAVPEGDKLTSIFTNDVFREAQKYIAKLFRERLITQDAFTQTIDQVEEKVMQGRVAVFAGSSPTTIASQAHNEMVKTDPNSGYFMIWPIHKEGLDKNKIYPGSYTSLGWNVSVITKAAEDPEKIFAFLDWYTGPEGQSLLFFGPEGKNWNGFDEDGHPIFTGDYDAEEVAKLQKDHDPIMWNGNTGYIDPAKMKYQATLPPVEQDWNARYQSEITWKTSSNATEFINMIPQPDSELGIIKQSVDDIFIEAYAKSVMAASDEEVDKILDKAEADAQKVGYSKLLEFRTERWLENKKLLAID; encoded by the coding sequence ATGAAGAAAGTTAGAAAACCGATGTTACTAATGGTATTGGCTATATTTGCTCTAGCTACAGTATTGGCAGGTTGTGGAAATGGTTCAAACAGTGGGAACAATGAGCCAAAACCTACATCCACGAATAATACTCAGGCAGCGAACAATACGGCAGAGGAGCCAGCATCAGATGTATGGGAGCTAGGTTCAGAAGCATTAGAATTCAGTATGTATGGTCACTATGACTGGTATGATGTACCTGCATGGGATAGCACAGTTGCTGGTAGATGGATTAAAGAAAATAAACTTGTAAATATTATTCCGGTATCAGCTGGCGGAAAAGCTGAGGCAAAATTGAGCACAATGATCGCTTCTAATGAATTACCAGATGTAATCTGGGGTGAAAGAGGAGTAGATGTGAACAGACTTTATGAGGCTGGTCAGCTTGTAGCGTTCGATGATTATCTTGATAAATATCCGAATTTGAAAAAATGGATGGGCCCAGATTTGAACTTACTTCGTCACCCTGATGGGAAAATTTATCAGTTCCCGAACTGGTATACAGGGCAACCATCTGGTACATCAGGCTATGTAGTTAACAAGAAAATTTATGAAGAATTAGGTTCTCCAAAACTTGAAACAACGGATGACCTTTATAGTTACTTAACTGCAGTTAAAGCGAAATATGGCGACGCAATTATTCCATTCGAACCGCATCGTGCAGAGGATATGCAAGGTCTTGGCGTATTATATACGGCATTCGGTGAAAATGTTTCTTATAGTTATTTGAACCAAAATATTCGAGCAGTACCGGAAGGTGATAAATTAACTTCTATATTCACTAACGATGTATTCCGTGAAGCTCAGAAGTATATCGCTAAATTGTTTAGAGAACGTCTAATTACTCAGGATGCCTTCACTCAAACTATTGACCAAGTAGAAGAAAAGGTTATGCAAGGACGTGTAGCAGTATTTGCAGGATCTAGCCCTACTACGATTGCTTCACAAGCACATAATGAAATGGTTAAGACTGATCCCAATTCTGGTTATTTCATGATTTGGCCAATTCATAAAGAAGGTTTGGATAAAAATAAAATTTACCCAGGTTCATATACTAGCTTAGGCTGGAATGTTAGCGTTATTACAAAAGCAGCAGAAGATCCAGAGAAAATTTTTGCATTCTTAGATTGGTATACAGGACCTGAAGGACAATCGTTATTATTCTTTGGTCCAGAAGGTAAAAACTGGAATGGATTTGACGAAGATGGTCATCCAATCTTTACAGGAGATTATGATGCAGAAGAAGTAGCGAAATTGCAAAAAGATCATGATCCTATTATGTGGAATGGTAACACAGGCTACATTGACCCTGCAAAAATGAAATATCAAGCAACTCTTCCTCCTGTAGAGCAAGATTGGAATGCACGTTATCAAAGTGAAATCACTTGGAAAACGTCTTCTAATGCAACGGAGTTCATCAACATGATACCACAACCGGACAGTGAACTAGGAATTATTAAACAAAGTGTAGATGATATTTTCATAGAAGCATATGCGAAATCAGTTATGGCAGCTAGTGACGAAGAAGTAGATAAAATTCTTGATAAGGCTGAAGCAGATGCACAAAAAGTAGGTTACAGTAAACTTCTTGAGTTCCGTACTGAAAGATGGCTAGAAAACAAAAAGTTACTTGCAATAGATTAA
- a CDS encoding response regulator has translation MYKVLLVDDEILDLKGLQAFIPWTELGMEIVATATNGFAASKVIEREQIDILVTDVRMPNMSGLELAREALDKQKKLRIIFVSGYQDFNYIKQALSLNACSYVLKPMDDNELIESLRKLRIELDEEKKLAEAEQLYKSMVPIVKNESLFQMLEGTLDAKTLEVLIREYKLNAMQWPVQVVIVERDDWIMKRSQELTVDESELSGLFWDVLFKMCAEYQIEHMCKITEKRLALFIDSTFDLSNIHTLFEQDKLKGSLTVTIGIGNSFENVHLLKESYQQANAALDYKMFYGKNRVIHYNEIQSTANMDVQNLDIQLDALFEAMTNYDLVNVHDELNEVYILATHLRSKLTIQNFTVFLLMKLDSHLQKINEDLFQMLKLDIHGLDIIMKYETLDEIHSWLRYKVYELSELLQLKKYKKNWKLVQTIIDDVKMRLHENFTLKDVAEKYSFTPNYLGQIFKEETSTNFTDYVMMLRMEKASELLLQTKLKVYEIANLTGHRYLPYFSRTFKDYYGKTPLEYRRRL, from the coding sequence ATGTACAAAGTGTTGCTTGTTGATGATGAAATTCTTGATCTAAAGGGATTGCAAGCATTTATTCCTTGGACAGAACTTGGAATGGAAATCGTAGCGACGGCTACAAATGGGTTTGCCGCAAGCAAAGTTATTGAGAGAGAACAAATTGATATTTTAGTGACCGATGTTCGAATGCCTAATATGTCAGGATTGGAATTAGCGAGGGAAGCACTCGATAAACAAAAGAAGTTAAGAATAATATTTGTAAGTGGTTATCAAGACTTTAATTATATTAAGCAAGCGCTTTCATTAAATGCTTGCAGCTACGTGCTTAAGCCAATGGATGATAATGAGCTCATTGAATCGCTCCGGAAGCTTCGTATTGAGTTGGACGAGGAGAAGAAACTTGCTGAGGCAGAACAATTGTATAAAAGTATGGTACCAATTGTTAAAAATGAGTCATTATTTCAAATGCTTGAGGGCACTTTAGATGCTAAAACATTAGAAGTATTAATTCGGGAGTATAAGCTAAATGCGATGCAGTGGCCTGTTCAAGTCGTTATTGTTGAACGGGATGATTGGATTATGAAGAGATCACAGGAATTAACGGTTGACGAGTCAGAATTGTCAGGCCTATTTTGGGATGTTCTGTTTAAGATGTGTGCAGAGTATCAGATTGAACATATGTGTAAAATTACAGAAAAGAGGTTAGCTCTCTTTATTGATAGTACGTTTGATTTAAGTAACATACATACCTTATTTGAACAAGATAAGTTAAAGGGATCACTTACTGTTACGATAGGTATTGGAAATTCATTTGAAAACGTTCACTTATTGAAAGAATCTTACCAACAGGCGAATGCTGCACTAGACTACAAAATGTTTTACGGTAAAAATCGAGTGATTCATTATAACGAAATACAATCCACAGCAAATATGGATGTTCAAAATCTTGATATACAACTAGACGCTCTATTTGAAGCAATGACGAATTATGATCTAGTAAACGTTCATGATGAACTTAATGAGGTGTACATTTTAGCAACGCATTTGCGATCAAAGTTAACGATTCAAAATTTTACGGTTTTTTTGTTGATGAAGTTGGATTCCCATTTGCAAAAAATAAATGAGGATTTATTTCAAATGCTAAAATTAGATATTCATGGACTAGATATTATTATGAAGTATGAAACGTTAGATGAAATTCATTCTTGGCTACGGTATAAGGTCTATGAGCTATCAGAGTTGCTTCAATTAAAGAAGTATAAGAAGAATTGGAAGCTTGTGCAGACGATCATTGATGATGTGAAGATGCGACTACATGAGAATTTTACGTTGAAAGACGTAGCGGAAAAGTACTCGTTTACACCTAACTATTTGGGGCAGATATTCAAAGAAGAAACGTCCACAAATTTTACTGATTACGTAATGATGCTACGAATGGAGAAAGCTAGTGAATTGTTGTTGCAGACCAAACTTAAAGTATATGAGATAGCTAATTTGACGGGGCATCGTTATCTTCCTTATTTTAGTAGAACATTTAAAGACTATTACGGCAAAACACCATTAGAATACCGTAGAAGGTTGTAA
- a CDS encoding histidine kinase, protein MMKNKYMPFGYKLMLSYCFFIIIPVMLIGYFADSIYVKSIREQTESNVNGTLSQMGDNISFKMKDIIRVSDLLYYDHALARNLKSYEEGWVSYSATTRYLLPKFQSSIEATSLQMWISIYLHNETFPEIYRSYNGEDPLRISERWYDLYHISRIMDKRWYKQFPEEDYGITMQWKQVDDDPEYGYISLLRRMVNVQSVPYPQEIGFLKLSVYLSDLFESVDHNKIGNGATIFITDASNEIMMSSGESEYEQDVLWDEELYKDYLIMEEFIPELEWKITAVIPNQIFTDKISEVRLITVLICLLFIVFYFVSGAVLSRYFSRRVGKIVSVLDSFQEGNFHKRINFKGNDEFTRISLALNEMGQNIGELIHKVYVAELDKKETELDMLQAQINPHFLYNTLSSINRLAKFGELDKLQLMVMDLAKFYRLSLNEGRIVLPISEELEQANAYINIQKIKYEDRMGVIFDIDPGIMKYDTIKLIIQPFIENILEHAWCADHINIRIVGTRDGDTIQFKIIDDGVGISSELLEQMADSNESANVGYGIYNVNQRIKLFYGPSYGVHIYSKLGIGTTVCIRFPIVAPKNSKVNELSITRSGGSFRS, encoded by the coding sequence ATGATGAAAAATAAGTATATGCCATTTGGTTATAAGTTGATGTTGTCCTATTGCTTTTTTATTATCATTCCTGTGATGTTAATTGGCTATTTTGCTGATTCTATATATGTGAAATCGATTCGGGAGCAGACAGAAAGTAACGTCAATGGTACGTTATCACAGATGGGCGACAATATATCCTTTAAGATGAAGGATATTATACGAGTTTCAGACCTGTTGTATTATGATCATGCGCTGGCAAGAAATCTTAAAAGTTATGAGGAAGGCTGGGTAAGCTATTCAGCAACTACCAGATATTTGCTTCCGAAGTTTCAATCGTCCATTGAAGCAACAAGCCTACAAATGTGGATATCTATTTATTTACATAATGAAACATTTCCTGAGATTTATCGATCTTATAATGGTGAAGATCCACTGAGAATAAGTGAAAGATGGTATGACTTATATCATATATCTAGAATTATGGATAAGCGCTGGTATAAACAATTTCCAGAGGAGGACTACGGAATTACGATGCAATGGAAGCAGGTTGATGATGACCCAGAATATGGGTATATATCGCTACTTCGAAGAATGGTTAATGTGCAATCTGTACCTTACCCTCAGGAGATTGGCTTCTTGAAACTTAGTGTTTATCTATCTGATTTATTCGAGAGTGTAGATCATAATAAAATCGGAAATGGAGCTACCATTTTTATTACCGACGCAAGTAATGAAATAATGATGTCCTCCGGTGAGTCTGAATATGAACAAGATGTGCTTTGGGATGAAGAGTTATATAAGGATTATCTAATTATGGAAGAGTTTATCCCAGAACTAGAATGGAAAATAACAGCAGTTATACCGAATCAGATATTCACGGATAAAATTAGTGAAGTTCGTCTAATAACCGTCTTAATCTGTTTATTGTTCATTGTTTTTTATTTTGTTTCGGGAGCTGTTCTTTCGCGATACTTTTCGAGAAGAGTCGGAAAGATTGTGTCCGTACTAGACTCATTCCAAGAAGGAAATTTCCATAAACGTATTAATTTTAAGGGAAATGATGAATTCACTCGGATTTCATTAGCTTTGAACGAGATGGGGCAAAATATCGGTGAATTGATTCATAAAGTATATGTTGCAGAGCTGGATAAGAAGGAAACTGAGCTTGATATGTTACAGGCTCAAATTAATCCGCATTTTTTATATAACACGCTATCTTCCATTAATCGTCTAGCAAAGTTTGGCGAGCTGGATAAGCTTCAACTTATGGTGATGGATTTAGCTAAGTTTTATCGATTATCATTGAATGAGGGCAGGATTGTTCTTCCAATCAGTGAAGAGTTAGAGCAAGCAAATGCGTATATCAATATACAGAAAATCAAATACGAAGATCGTATGGGGGTCATTTTCGATATCGATCCTGGGATTATGAAATACGATACGATTAAACTAATTATACAGCCCTTTATCGAGAATATATTGGAACATGCTTGGTGTGCGGACCACATCAATATTAGAATCGTGGGGACCCGCGATGGGGATACCATTCAGTTCAAAATTATAGATGATGGCGTCGGTATAAGTTCAGAATTGCTTGAGCAGATGGCGGATAGTAATGAAAGTGCAAATGTCGGTTATGGCATATACAACGTTAATCAACGCATTAAGCTTTTTTACGGACCTTCTTACGGAGTTCATATCTACAGTAAACTGGGAATTGGAACAACAGTCTGTATAAGGTTTCCGATAGTAGCCCCTAAAAATTCGAAGGTAAACGAATTGAGTATAACTAGAAGTGGCGGAAGTTTTCGCTCATGA
- a CDS encoding NAD-dependent protein deacylase, translated as MSMLDQLVQQIRQANNITVLSGAGISTASGIPDFRSPNGIYSKVNNVEYLLSEGYYATHPKDFWTNFKDIFLMDRMQQYEPNPAHTMLADLEALGKKVTIITQNVDGLHRKAGSGHILEAHGSIDHAHCPKCKRSYDLPYVMAEKIPRCEQDNFILKPDVVLFGGIVRHLPEAYEASEQCNLFLTLGSSLQVYPVKELPFYANRTSQPKLAIINYEATDLDYLFDIVIHDDLVASFQYIKQHL; from the coding sequence ATGTCGATGCTAGATCAGTTAGTGCAGCAAATAAGACAAGCTAATAATATAACTGTATTATCAGGTGCAGGTATTAGCACTGCCAGTGGAATTCCGGACTTTCGGTCACCTAATGGAATTTACTCCAAAGTTAATAACGTTGAATATTTATTATCTGAAGGATATTACGCAACACATCCTAAAGACTTTTGGACAAACTTCAAAGACATTTTTCTAATGGACCGAATGCAGCAATATGAACCTAATCCTGCACATACAATGCTAGCAGATCTCGAAGCTCTAGGGAAAAAGGTTACGATTATTACGCAAAATGTAGATGGGTTACATCGCAAAGCTGGTAGTGGGCATATACTCGAAGCTCATGGTTCAATAGATCACGCCCACTGTCCGAAATGCAAGCGTAGTTACGATCTGCCTTATGTTATGGCTGAGAAGATTCCACGTTGTGAGCAAGATAATTTCATACTAAAACCTGATGTTGTACTATTCGGTGGTATCGTTCGTCATCTCCCTGAAGCTTATGAGGCGAGTGAGCAATGTAATCTATTCCTTACACTAGGATCCTCATTACAAGTATATCCTGTTAAAGAATTACCGTTCTACGCCAATCGCACATCACAACCTAAGTTGGCTATTATTAACTATGAAGCTACCGATCTAGACTATCTATTCGATATCGTCATCCATGATGATCTGGTCGCAAGCTTTCAATATATTAAGCAGCATCTATAG
- a CDS encoding benzoate/H(+) symporter BenE family transporter — protein MIVNQQQLATGMSSALMACTGGAILTIHSANHLGLNGRELLSWLFVAYAVAGLFNLILALRYKLPIAGAHSITTVAFLSTASIQLTLPQLTASFLMAGLIIAVLGLTGIFNVLFKHIPRSIIDAMLAGIIMQYILELIPSFKANPLVGLLALIGYFVAPRLFKAIPPIIGVIVFGLIGLLFSYTFPQVTPIAYELPLWITPEFTWQGLVSVAIPIAVLILSNDLAVSLASLTKQGYNPPINRIISYSGIASALGSFFMSHSINTGGMMTTVCSSDESGEHKQRYRAGVVSSVICIIFGIFAWKLVPYITSLPQYFIATIIGFSLLGIFLNSISSAFADTKNSFPVVFAFIISAANISFFSVSSALWSLIVGTILSVVLRERKSRQLDEQ, from the coding sequence ATGATCGTAAACCAACAACAACTAGCAACAGGCATGAGTTCCGCATTAATGGCGTGTACAGGTGGAGCAATATTAACGATTCACAGTGCTAACCATCTAGGTTTAAACGGAAGGGAGTTACTTTCTTGGTTATTCGTTGCGTATGCTGTAGCAGGATTATTCAACTTAATTCTTGCTTTACGATATAAGTTACCAATTGCCGGAGCGCACTCCATTACTACCGTCGCCTTTTTGAGTACCGCTTCTATACAATTAACATTGCCGCAGCTTACTGCAAGTTTCCTAATGGCAGGACTAATTATTGCAGTGCTCGGACTGACTGGTATTTTCAACGTTCTATTCAAACATATTCCTAGATCAATTATTGATGCGATGCTTGCAGGTATCATTATGCAATATATATTAGAGCTAATTCCTTCATTCAAAGCAAATCCACTTGTCGGTTTACTTGCCTTGATCGGATATTTTGTAGCACCTAGGCTCTTCAAAGCTATTCCACCTATTATTGGTGTTATTGTATTTGGTCTTATAGGATTATTATTCTCTTATACATTTCCACAAGTAACACCAATTGCATACGAATTACCATTGTGGATTACTCCTGAATTTACATGGCAAGGTTTAGTTTCTGTAGCTATTCCAATTGCTGTGCTCATTTTAAGCAATGATCTAGCAGTTTCATTAGCCTCATTAACCAAGCAAGGTTATAATCCACCGATAAATCGAATTATTTCTTATTCAGGTATTGCTTCTGCATTAGGTAGCTTTTTCATGAGTCATTCCATTAATACCGGTGGCATGATGACAACGGTCTGTAGTAGTGACGAAAGTGGCGAACATAAACAACGTTATCGGGCAGGTGTTGTTTCCAGTGTAATTTGTATTATTTTCGGTATTTTTGCTTGGAAGTTAGTCCCTTATATTACATCACTTCCACAATACTTTATTGCAACTATTATTGGTTTTTCTTTACTAGGTATCTTTCTAAATAGTATAAGTTCTGCTTTTGCAGATACAAAAAATAGCTTCCCCGTAGTATTTGCATTCATTATTTCTGCAGCTAATATATCTTTCTTTAGTGTTTCATCTGCATTATGGTCACTAATTGTAGGTACAATATTAAGCGTAGTATTACGCGAAAGAAAATCTAGACAACTTGATGAGCAATAA
- a CDS encoding urease accessory protein UreD: MDRYHESPLKITKTFGEPATNGLILIMMDVSPGLMDGDHYNVTIDLEEHSHLIVTNQSFTKVHPALGDGAKTDYQFNIGENAILEYMPEPTIPYKDSILHASTTFHLEAGASLLYCEITTPGRTHRDEIFQYKHYSAMTEVNRNGSRIAYDHYQLIPAIHRHQEVGALEHYTHQAVFWIFSPQANDGLLQLIRELFPSFADSRILAGASLAREKGIIVRMLGLSVWELQRACNQIWDMCRKVLWSYPPCQLRK, translated from the coding sequence GTGGATCGTTATCATGAATCGCCTCTGAAAATTACAAAAACGTTTGGCGAGCCAGCGACCAATGGACTCATATTAATTATGATGGATGTATCACCTGGACTAATGGATGGCGATCATTATAATGTAACTATCGATCTTGAAGAACATAGTCATCTTATTGTAACTAATCAATCTTTTACTAAAGTACATCCTGCTTTAGGAGATGGAGCAAAGACAGACTATCAATTTAATATTGGTGAGAATGCTATTCTTGAGTATATGCCTGAACCTACAATCCCTTATAAAGATAGTATTTTACATGCAAGTACGACATTTCACTTGGAGGCAGGTGCTTCACTACTTTATTGTGAAATTACAACACCCGGTAGAACTCATCGTGATGAGATATTTCAATATAAGCATTACTCTGCAATGACAGAAGTTAATCGCAACGGTAGTCGTATTGCCTATGATCATTATCAATTGATTCCTGCTATTCATAGGCATCAAGAAGTTGGTGCACTTGAGCATTATACTCACCAAGCAGTTTTCTGGATATTTTCACCACAAGCTAATGATGGTTTACTACAATTGATTCGAGAATTATTCCCTTCATTTGCGGATAGTCGCATACTTGCAGGTGCAAGCTTGGCTAGAGAAAAAGGCATTATTGTTCGTATGCTAGGGTTATCTGTATGGGAATTACAACGAGCATGCAATCAGATTTGGGATATGTGTCGTAAAGTTTTATGGAGTTACCCGCCTTGTCAATTGCGTAAATAG
- the ureG gene encoding urease accessory protein UreG: MCQGANHSHDQWEAPAIVLDRPIRIGIGGPVGSGKTALVEKLSKAMREHYSLGVITNDIYTAEDARILIRENALPEERIIGVETGGCPHTAIREDASMNFEAVEELEQRFPDLEIIFIESGGDNLAAAFSPELVDRFIYIIDVAQGEKIPRKGGPGIMRSDLLIINKIDLAPYVGASLEVMKTDTEMMRGTRPYILSNLRDEVGVSEIIHWLEHQLPHTSHHRVHHHHNDEHQSTHQ; the protein is encoded by the coding sequence ATGTGTCAAGGAGCTAATCATTCTCATGATCAGTGGGAAGCACCCGCTATTGTTTTAGATCGACCTATTCGAATTGGTATCGGTGGTCCTGTTGGATCGGGAAAGACTGCTTTGGTAGAGAAACTGTCTAAAGCAATGAGGGAGCACTACAGTTTGGGAGTTATTACAAATGATATTTATACAGCTGAGGATGCTCGAATTTTAATACGTGAAAATGCTTTGCCGGAAGAAAGAATTATTGGAGTAGAAACAGGTGGCTGTCCTCATACTGCTATTCGCGAAGATGCTTCTATGAACTTTGAAGCTGTAGAGGAACTTGAACAACGGTTCCCTGATCTTGAAATTATCTTTATCGAAAGTGGCGGCGATAATTTGGCGGCAGCTTTCAGTCCTGAACTTGTTGATCGTTTCATCTATATTATTGATGTGGCACAGGGGGAGAAAATTCCACGTAAAGGCGGACCTGGTATTATGCGTTCTGATCTCCTTATTATTAATAAAATTGATCTGGCTCCATATGTCGGCGCAAGTCTTGAGGTCATGAAAACGGACACAGAAATGATGCGTGGCACGCGCCCGTATATCCTTTCTAATTTACGAGATGAAGTTGGTGTAAGTGAGATTATTCACTGGCTAGAACATCAACTACCTCATACTTCACATCATCGCGTCCATCATCACCATAACGATGAACACCAATCTACTCACCAATAA